Genomic window (Elusimicrobiota bacterium):
GTCTACGGAAATATTAAAAATTTATCTTGAAAAGAATGACTTCACCGATATCTGGCTAAAACCGTGCTATTTTTTCTCTCTTTTAGAGGCATCGTACTGGTGGCAAAGAGTGATTCTAGGAAATTTTATGAATGTGGCCAGATTGAAAATAAAAAAGTTCTTTTCAGGTGATGAACAATTGGCATACCTAACAATGGGTGAAATCATTAAAAATAAAGAAGGGAATAAAAAGATGCATATATTTGTAGGGAATTTTTTTAAAGTCATTAATGAGTGTTCAAAAATATTTGAAAAAGCAACATTTCTGCCATTGGCTTTAATTACGCTCAGAGCGATGAATAGACAAGGTCAGAGTATTTATTTCAAAGCTAAAAAGTAGCAACTGAGAAATTGTTTTTTTACAATGAATTCAAGTAATAAGGCTTCTGCAATTATAAATAGAATTGTTAGTAGTTATACTGTAGCATTCATGAAATACCTTTTAGGCTTTAGAAATGCTTATACTTCACTTACTCCGTATGAACAGGAGATGCTTTCAATTTTTGCGAAGGGAAAAAAGTGCATTATCGAGATAGGTGTCTTTGAAGGTGTTACCAGTAAAGTATTCTGTCAAAGTATGGATAGTGATGGGAAACTCTATCTTATAGACCCATATTTTTTGAATTTAAGATTAGAAAAGTTG
Coding sequences:
- a CDS encoding methyltransferase domain-containing protein, encoding TEFVDFAKMKNIQFDIITFFEVLEHQDNLQSFIQDITTLLKKDGFIAGSVPNRDRFLAKLSDRAFGFGDYPPHHFTRWSTEILKIYLEKNDFTDIWLKPCYFFSLLEASYWWQRVILGNFMNVARLKIKKFFSGDEQLAYLTMGEIIKNKEGNKKMHIFVGNFFKVINECSKIFEKATFLPLALITLRAMNRQGQSIYFKAKK
- a CDS encoding class I SAM-dependent methyltransferase, whose product is MNSSNKASAIINRIVSSYTVAFMKYLLGFRNAYTSLTPYEQEMLSIFAKGKKCIIEIGVFEGVTSKVFCQSMDSDGKLYLIDPYFLNLRLEKLLNFSFPQFIAKREIRKWKNQVEFIRQTSVEAAHTLLKSQIKAELIFIDAKHDYYSVLEDFKIW